From the genome of Thermaerobacter marianensis DSM 12885:
GACGAACTGGCGATAGGGCTCACCGAGGAAGCGGCCCGGCGTCCCGTTGACGGTCCGTGCCGCCCGGGGGTGTCCGCCGCCGGCTTCGGCATCCGGCCCCGGGTCCGGTGCGGCGGCCGTCCCGGCCCCGGGGCCACCCGCCGGTCCATCCCCCCGTTCGCCCGCTGCGTCCGCCCTCTCGGGCTGCGTGACTCCCGCGCCCCCCGCCAGCAGGGCGATCGCCGCGCCCTGCAGCGACGGCAGCGGCGGCAGCAGCGCCCGTTCCTCCGCCACGGAAAGGTCCCGGGTGAGGGCCGCCAGACCCTCGGCGTACTTGCGGGCGATCTCCGCCCGGGCGTACCCCTGGGCCCAGGCCGTCACCTCGGGGGTCACGAAGGGGTTGCCGTCCCGGTCGCCGCCGATCCAGCTGCGGAAGGCGAGGGGCGGGGGAAGAACCGGCCGCCGCCCATAATAGGCGGCCACCGCCTGTTCGAGGGCGTCCATCAGCCGCGGCACGGCCTCCCAGAGGGTGGTGGGCAGGTAGTAGAGCCCGCCCCGGACCTCGTCCTCCACCCGGGGCGGTGCCGGCCGCAGCTCGCGGGTGGTCCAGAGGAGCGTCACCCGCGCCAGGACCTCGGGCAGCTGGGCCTCCCCGCGCTCCAGCCGGTCCAGGGTCCGGTTGAGCTCCAGCAGGTGGTGGCGCAGGGTGCGCCGGCGGGTTTCCGTGGGATGGGCGGTGAAGGTCAGCACCAGCCGGGCCGAGGCAAGGAGCCTCACGACGTCGTCGTAGCTCAGGCCCCGGGCCTTGAGCTGGCCGACCAGGGCCAGCAGCGACTCCGGCCGCGGGTGGTCGGGCGTGCTGGCCCGCTCGCGCTGCCGGTTCACCCGCACCCGGTGCCGCTCTTCCGCCAGGTTGACCAGGTGGAAGTAGGTCGAGAAGGCCCGGATCAACCCCTCCGCCTCGGTCACCGAGAGACTGCCCACCTGAGCTCGGAGCGCCTTGCGCGCCGCCTCGTCGCCGGGATGCTGGCGCAGGTGCTTGGTGCGGGCGCGGATGTCCTCCTCGAGCTCGAAGAGGCGGTCGCCGGAGAGGCGGCGGATCGCCTCGCCCAGGGCACGCCCGAGGAGGTCGACCTCTTGCTTCAACAGGGGGTAGAGGTCTTCCTCGCTGCGGCTGCGATACGCCGGTTCGCCATGTTCGGGTGCGCCATGTCCGGATGGGTATACCGCCGTGGAATCGGCCATGGAGGTCCGCCTCCGCTCGGGGTGCCGCCGTGTCGGGACCGGTTCCGTCCGGCTGCTGCGCCTGGTCCGCTGAGGTCTTACCCCATTTATACCGGACGAGCGGTGACCCGCAACCGGTATGGCCCCGACCGAAGGCGCCCCCAAGCTGGATGTGGCCATCCGAAGTAGGTGCGGCGTCACCGACGATCTTCATCACCGCGCCGGGGTGTCGACGGCCGCCGGGGCTTGCACCGACCCGAACGCGGAGCCCAGGGGTGGGACGCCCCGCCTCGCACCCCGTCCCCCTCTGGAGCGTAGGACCACCCCGCACCGGCACCCCGGTCCCCCCGCGGGACAGACGCCCACCCGTCCCCGCAGCCCCGTCCCCGCAAGACGGGCCGCCAAGGCTTTGACGACCGCCTTCACCCGTTCGGGCGGCACCAAGGCCAGCACGCTGGGCCCGGCGCCGCTCAGGCAGGCACCATCGGCCCCCGCCGCGACGGCCCGGCGGATGAGATCGTCGAGCCAGGGGAAGAGGGCCATCCGGTACGGCTGGTGCAGGCGATCCTGCATCGCCTCGCCCAGCAGGTCCCCGCTCCCGGTGGTCAGGGCGTACACCAGGAGGGCGGCCCGGGCGGCGTTGAAGGCGGCATCGACGTGGTCCACCGCCTGCGGCAGCGCCTGACGCGCCTCGTGGGTGAAACTGCTCGTGGCCGGGACGGCCAGCACCGCCATCCATGACCCGCCCAGGGGCACCTGCACCGCCCGCCACCGGCCCTCCGCGTCCCGCCACGCCACCACCGCCCCACCGTATAGCGCCGCGGCCACGTTGTCCGCGTGCCCCTCCAAGTCCGCCGCGATCTGCAGGAGATCGTCCCGGCCCAGCGGGCGCCCCGCCCTACGCAGCCACTGGTTGGCGACCGCCAGGCCGGCGACGATGGCCGCAGCACTCGACCCCAACCCCCGGGCGGGAGGAATGGTGCTGCGAACGGCCAGGCGCCAGGCGGGCGGGTGGGCCAGCCCGGCCCGGGCGAAGGCAGCACAGATGGCGCGGACCACCAGGTTCTCCTCAGGGGGGGCCGCGGCCGGACCGCGGCCGCGAAGGTTCCACCGGACCTCCTGTTCGTCACAGGTCCACCGCCGCGGATCCACTTCCGCCGGCCTGAGCCATGCGCGCAGTTCCCATCCCGGCAGCGCCAGGCCGAGGCAGTCGAAACCGGGCCCCAGATTGGCACTGGTAGCCGGTACTCGGGCCCAGGCGACCGCCCGCACGGGAACCGCCTCGGGTGGCATCCGTGTGCCCTCGCCCCGAGGCCATCCCTTCGCCCGGGCCGCGGTGCCCTGGTCGTTCCCAGGCGACCCCCGAAGAGGGGGCTTCACGCCTGCTTCGCGACCTTCGCCGCCGGCAGGCTCCCCCGGCTCTTCCCCCCGGTCACGGCCCCCCGCCCCCTGCGGACCACGATGGTCCTGCCCTTCATCGGGACCGCCACGGCCGCCCACCCTGTTGCGCCCGCGGCGGTCCCCCGCCCCTCGTCGCCAACCCCGTCCCGATGGTCCTCGCCCGTCTTTCATCCCGACCGACCTCCCACGGGTACCGAAAGCAAGTGCCGCACGATGGCGTCGGGTTCGAGGGCCTCGGCTTCCAGCGCAGCGAGGTCCGCCGGCGCCGGCCCGCCCTGACCTGCCCGGGCAGCCCGCAAGGCCGTATCGACGTCCTTCAAACCGTGCCCCGTCAGCACGCACACCACGGGCCCCTTCGGCACCTCCCAGCCGGGTTCGTCCCCTTGGGCCAGCTTGAGCAGGCCCGCCACGGAGGCCGCCGAGGCCGGCTCGGCGAAGACCCCTTCCCGCCGGGCCAGGAGCCGCTGGGCCGCCAGGATCTCGTCGTCGCGGACCGCCAGCACCCGCCCGCCGGTCTCCCGCACCGCCGCCAGGGCCCGCTCCCCGTACACGGGCCGGCCGATGCGGATGGCCGACGCCACCGTCTGCGGCCGGTCGACGGGCTGACCGCGGACCAGGGGCGCCGCCCCCTCGGCCTGGACCCCGTAGAGCCGCGGCATCCGCCGGAGGCGTCCGGCCGCCGCGTAGGCGGAAAACCCCATGTGGTAGGCGGTGATATTGCCGCCGTTGCCCACGGGGAGGAACACGGCCGCCGGTTCGTCCAGGCCGAGGGCGGCCAGCTGGTCCGCCACCTCGAAGGCGGCCGTCTTCTGGCCCTCGAGGCGGTCAGGGTTGAGGGAGTTGACCAGGACCAGTTCCGGCCGCTCGGCCACCACCTGCCGCACCGCGGCCAGGGCGTCGTCGAAGCTGCCCCGCACGGGCAGGATCCGCGCCCCGCAGGCCACGGCCTGCCCCACCTTGCCCGCCGCCACACCCCCCGCCGGAAGCACCAGCCAGCAGTCCATGCCCGCCCGGGCCGCGTAGGCGGCCGCAGCCGCCGCCGTGTTGCCCGTGGAAGCGCAGATCACCGCCCGGGCGCCCCGGGCCCGGGCGCAGGTCAGGGCGATGGTCATGCCCCGGTCCTTGAAGGATCCCGTCGGGTTGGCCCCCTCGAACTTGAGGAACACCGCCGGCGGCCGCCGGTCGGGGGGCAGTTCCTGCAGCAGCCGGTCCGCCCGGATCAGCGGCGTGTCGCCTTCACCCAGGGTAAGCGGCTCCGCTCCCGGCGGTACCGGGAGCCAGTCGCGGTAGCGGGCGATGATGCCCTGGCGCGGGACGTCTGGGACGCGGCGGTTCATCTCGTCCGACCCCTCTCCCTGGTGCAAAATCAAACGGCCTCGCGTCCCGTTAGGGACGCGAGGCCGTGCTCGCGCGGTTCCACCCTACTTGATCCCCGGGTCTTGGTGCCCCGCGGCGGCCCCACCCCACCGGGCCCACCGGCCGGACCGGACGACCCGGTCACCGAGCCGCGCCGCCATGGTGGAGAGCACGCCGAGGCACGTCCCCGTGGATCCCCTCGTCGCCCGTAAGGGGGGCTGCCCCGCCTGGCTACTCCCGCGTGCGGACGGCTCGTCACGGCGAAGGGGGGTGCATCGAAGTCGGGCCGGCCTGACGTTCCGTCCTGCCCCGGTTTTGCCCGCCCGCCGTCGGGTCCCGCCCCGTCCTGCGATGGTGCCGGCATGGGGATGCAGGCCGGCGGTGCCCCCGGCAGACGGCAATCGGTACGCGGTTTCACCGGCGGCTCCCGGAGGGTTTTCGGCCCGGCCAGGTGCGGGGGCTCTCAGCCGCGACCCCCGTCTCTGGACACCGGCTGGGGGCCTACTCGTTCCGGTCATCGCGCACGCCGAGATGACGCATTCCCTTGGTCCGGACGGCCTTGGGAACGCTTTTGCGGGATTATAGGGCCTGGCCGGACTCGGGTCAAGGGGTGTGACCGATCCGGCGAGCCCCCATCGGTACCGAATGGAAGGTCCGAATGGAAGGTCGGAGCGGTCAGGCCCCCACCCGGGTCGCAAACCGGTCGAGAATCACGCCCCATCCGCCACCGAAGGCCTGCTCGGCCCCCGTGCCTGCCTCGCCGAGGCGCTCCCAACCCCGGTGCTCCAGCTCGACGCGGGTGCCGGTACCCTCGGGATGAAACCGGACCTCCACCTCGGTGGGTCCGGCCCAGTTGGCCTGGTTCCAGGTGAACACCACCCGGTGGGGCGGATCGTAGACCAGGACCCGGCCGATCTCGTGCTCTTCGCCGTCCCGGAACCGCTCGTAGAACCGCCCGCCGGCAAAGCCTTCGAGAATCAGGTCTCCGGCGCGGTCGCCGCCGTAGGAGAACTGCTCCAGCGGCCACCACTGGCCGATACCGGCCGTGAAGCGGTCAAAGACGTCCTCCACGGGCCTGCGGACGACAACGCTGCGTCGAATCATCCCTCACCGTCCCCCTCGACGTGGCGGCGGAAGTGCTCCAGGGCGACGTCCCAGGTCCTGGCCACCTGGTCCAGCCACCTGCGCACCTCGGCAAACCCTTGCGGGTGAAGGCGGTAGAGCCGGCGCCGCCCCGACTTTTCGACCTCGACCAAGCCCGCAGCCACGAGGACGGCCAGGTGCTTCGACACCGCCGGCCGGCTGATGGGGAGCGGTCTTGCCAGGGTGCCCACATCCTGCGGCCCCGACCGGAGCACGGTGACGATATGGCGCCGCGTCGGGTCCGCCAGGGCCGCGAACGCGCGATCGAGATCCATGACCTAACGGTAACCGTTTGGTTACCAATTGGTCAAGACCCCTTTGCCACAAGGTTGAAGAGCGTGGTGCTTGCGTCGTACTCCACAAATGCTTGCCGCGATCGTGCTTCCCGATTCGATCCGGGCAGGAACCGCCTCTCCCCCCGCCGTATCCGGTGGGCAACGAGGCTGGGCAACCGGTGGACCGGGGATCACCGCGGCAGCGGGCCGTCCGCAGCGATGGGCCGGAGGAACCGGATGCCACCGGCCGGCCGGATCACCTTCACGGGGGGATGCGCGGTGGTAGACGAAGGGGTCGAGGTGGCGGGCCCCGAGCCCGCCGCCGGGGCGCTGCTGGCGGAGCGGCCGGTTCCTCCGCGGAAGCTTTCCGGGCAACCGCTCTTGGACGGGCCGAACCCGGCGGCCTACGCCGCCTACCGGGCCCGGGCCGAGGCCGATGCCGATACCTACTGGGCGGAGATGGCGGGCGAGCTGGAGTGGATGGCGCCCTGGACCCGGGTCCGCACGGGGGACCTGCCTGACTTCAAGTACTTCGTCGGCGGGCTGACCAACGTGAGCCTCAACTGCATCGACCGCCACCTCCGGAACGGCCGGCGCAACCAGGCGGCGATCGTCTGGGAGGGGGAGCCGGGCGACCGCCGGGTGTGGACCTACCAGATGCTTCACGACGAGACGTGCCGGCTGGCGCATGCTCTTCGGCGGGCCGGGATCGGCAAGGGCGACGTGGTGGCCATCTACCTCCCCAACCTGCCCGAGACCTTCGCCGCCATCCACGCCTGCTACCGCATCGGCGCTGTTTATAACGTGATCTTCTCGGGTTTCTCGCCCGACGCCATCCGCTCGCGCCTGGAAGATTCCCGGGCGCGGGTGGTGATCACCGCCGACGGCAGCTACCGCCGCGGGCGGTTCCTCCCGCTGAAGGAGACCCTGGACCAGGCCCTGGAAGGGCTCGACTTCGTCGAAAAGGTGGTGGTCGTGCGGCGGGCCGGCGCCGAGGTCCCCATGACCCCTGGCCGCGACGTGTTCTACGACGACTTCGTTGCCGGCATGCCGGCCGATTTCCCGCCCGAGCCCCTGGAGGCCAACGAGCCCGGGTTCATCATCTACACCAGCGGCACCACGGCGAAGCCCAAGGGCCTGGTCCACGCCGGCGTGGGCTTCCTGGTCGGCACCTACGCCAACGTCAAGTGGTCGCTCAACCTGCAGCCGGACGATATCTACTGGTGCACCGCCGACGTGGGCTGGCTGACCTTCCCCATCTTCGCCCTGGTGGGCGGGCTGGCCCACGGCGCCACCCACGTGGTGTACGAGGGGGCCCTGGACTACCCCCACCCGGGCCGGTTCTACCAGATGATCCAGCGGTACCGGGTGAACAAGGTCTTCACGGCCCCCACCGCCCTGCGGATGCTGAGCCGGGCGGGGGCGGAATGGCCGCGCCGGTACGACCTGCGCAGCCTGGAGCTCATCGCCCTGGTGGGGGAGCCCCTGGATCCCGAGACCTGGCACTGGGTGCGCCGGCACGTGGGTGACGGCGCGGTGGAGATCAACAACACCTACGGCCAGACGGAGACGGGCACGGCCTGGATGTCGGGCATCGCGGGCGTCACCGCCTCGCGGCCGGGTTCCTGCGGGCTGCCCTTGCCCGGCTACCGCTGCCAGGTGGTGGACGCCGCGGGCCGGCCGGTTCCTCCGGGGACCACGGGCTACCTGGTGATCACCGGCCCCTTCCCGTGCCTGGCGCGGACCATCTGGGGCGACCATCCGCGGTACCTGGACACCTACTTCTCCCGCTTCCCCGGCCGGTACTTCACCGGCGACGCCGCCATGTACGACGCCGACGGCCACCACTGGGTCCTGGGCCGCGTGGACGACGTGATCAACGTGGCGGGGCACCGCCTGAGCACCATGGAGATGGAGAGCGCCCTGATCAACCACCCCATGGTGGCGGAAGCGGCGGTGGTGGGCATGCCGGATCCCGTCAAGGGCACGGTGCCGGTGGTGTTCGCCGTGCTGCGCACCGGGGTGACGCCCCCGCCCGACATCGAGGAGCAGTTGCGGGAGGAGATCGCCCGCCGCATCAGCCCCATCGCCCGGCCAGCACGGGTGTACGTGGTCGACGCCATGCCCAAGACCCGCAGCGGCAAGATCATGCGGCGCCTCTTGCGGGAGGCGGTGACGACCGGGCAGGTGACAGGCGACACCACCGCCTTGGAGGATCCGGAGGTGCTCGAGCGGATCCTGGCGCGGGTGGAACCGATGCCGGGACGAACCGGCTGAGCCGAAGGGGGCTGGGCCGGTGGAGGCCCCAGCCCCCTTACGCATCGTCTTTGGCACGGCTCGCAGCGGCTTCGGCCTCCAGTTCCTCCAGCACCGCCACGGCCCGCCGCACGTGGGGAATCGTGATCGACCCGCCCACGATCAGCGCCACGCCGAAGATCTCGAAGAACTCGTCCCGGGTGACGCCTTCGTTGTGGCACTGGATCATGTGGTAGGTGACGCAGTCGTCGCACCGCAGGACCAGCGACGCCACCAGCCCCAGCATCTCCTTGACCTTGCTGGACAGCGCCCCGGGCTTGTAGGCCTGCCCGTCCAGATTGAAGAACCGGCGTACCACCAGGTTGTCGTGGGCCAGGATCTTCTCGTTCATCTCGGTGCGGAAGCGGTGGAACGCATCGAGCCGCTCGCCCATGTGAGGCATCACTCCTTGACCTCGTGATGGTGATGGCGGCCTCGTGGTGACCTCCCGGCGTCGGCCCGGGTAGGGCGGGATCGGGGGACGGCACTAGTCGAGAGCGGCCGTCGGATGGCGTCCAACGGATAGCGTATACTGACCGGTGCCAAGCGCGCACCATCCACCCACCCGTGCTGGTCGTTTACCGGCTGCCGACCAATACGTGGAGATTCGCAATGGTTCTCCGGTGGTCCTGGGTGCTGCTGTACGTCGAGTTCACGGAGCGGGCGGACATTCTAGCAGGTGAGCTGCTGACCGAGTGAACCCCTAAACAGCCGCACTAAGCCTGGCAGCGTAACAACGGCCTATTGCGGCCACCGTCTCGGCGAGGTGGTGCCGATCAGCACCTACTGGCTTGGCAATCTCAAGGGCGCAGGAAAGGCCTGGGAATTCCCAGTCAGCGACGCATACGGCTGTTCGCCCCAATCGACCTGGGCCGTCTGGCTCCACGCGTCCATGAGAGGGAGGTAGGGCTCCGTCCCGGGGCGGCGTACCCGTGCGACGAATTACCGCATCGCGGACTCCGCACCCTGAAAACCGTACTGCTCCACCAAGCGCTGGCCGAACCACCGGCCGTATGAGGGTGCTTTCGCGGCGCCGCCTGTTTCGACTAAGCTGGGGATCCATGTGTCTGCTTGTTCGGCTGTTATCGCGTGACCGTTACTGGCGTCATAGTGATAACTCCACCAACCGGCCCGTCCACCATAGATGGGTCCAAGGCTCGTCAACTACGCCCACGTTGATGGCCCGTGACGTCGTACGAACGGCGAATTCAAAAGATCTTCCCAGGGTTCAGGACATTCCGGGGATCCAGGGTTTTCTTGATCGCCCGCATTACCGCCAAAGCTTGACCGTGCTCGTCATTCAGGTACTTCTTCTTACCCATCCCGACTCCGTGCTCACCCGTACACGTTCCACCACGAGCAAGGGCGTGTTGCACGATCGCTGCGTTGACCCGTTCCGCCCGGGCGACATCCTCAGGATCATCAGGGTCAACCATGAAAACGGCATGGTAGTTGCCGTCTCCCACGTGGCCGAAAATGGCAGCCTGGATACCGTGTTCCTCTGCTGTGCGCCGGGCGTGACGGATGGCCTCAGGAAGGTGGGAGATCGGCACGCAAACGTCGGTGATCATCATCTTCTTCCCGGGCGAGGCCGCGGCAATGGCCAGGGCGGCATGATGGCGCGCCTCCCAGAGCCTCTCGCGAGCCTTCTCGTCGCTCTCAAACTCGAACCCCAGGCCGTCCTCGGTGGCCGCCAAGTCCCGGGCAAAGTCCACATCCGCCCGGACCGCAGCTTCCGGGCCGCTGAACTCGAGGAAAAGAGTGGGACGTTCAGGATAGTTGGTCCCCTTGTAGGAGTTGACCGCCTGTACGGTGGCATCGTCTACCAGTTCAACCCGTGCTACCGGCACCCCGGCCCGGATCAGGCCCACGGCAACCCGAGCCGCCGCATCAACCGACGGAAAGGTAGCGCGCGCCGCCACCACATACTCCGGCAGCGGGTAGACCCGCAATGTCGCTTCCGTAATGACCCCAAGGGTCCCCTCCGAACCGACGAACAGGCCGGTCAGGTTATAGCCGGCCGACGACTTCACGGCCAGGCTGCCCGTGCGGATGATGGTCCCGTCGGCGAGCACCACTTCCAGGCCGAGCACTTGATGCCGCATCGCACCGTACCGTACCGCGCTGGTGCCGCTGGCGTTGGTGGCAATCATGCCTCCAATGGTGGCATCGGCGCCAGGATCCACCGGGAAGAACAGGCCGTCCCGTGCCAGACGTTGGTTAAGGCGCGAGCGGGGCACCCCCGCCTGCACGCGGACGACGAAATCATCAGGGCGTACCTCGACGATCTCATTCATACGGGTCAGATCCAGGCTGATGCCGCCCTTTACAGGCACCACGTGGCCTTCCAGGCTGCTGCCCGCACCGAATGGAACCACCGGGATGCCATGCTCGTTGGCGAACCTCAGGATGGCACTGACCTCCTCCGTCGTCTCCGGGAAGACCACGGCACTCGGAAGCCGCGGTGCATGGTAACTGAAGTCGTGGCTATGATTCTCGAGCACTGCATGGCTCGTACTCACCCGGCGCGGGTCAGGTAGCAGTCGCCGCAGCTCGTCGATCCAACCACTTGTGGAAGTGACACCCAATTTGTTTACCTCCATATCTGTTTTCAGATAAAGGGAGTGTTGACAAGGAACGCATTACCCAAGCGCCCGTTGCGCCTGCCCTATTGGTCACCGCTGGAGACCGGCTTCCAGTTGCCCGTACCCTCTTGGGCCAGCCAGGTGCGCCGTGCGTATCTGACCATAGCGGACAGAATCGGCCAGCCCAACGCCAGTAGCGCCAGGATCATCAACACCCCGGAAATCGGCCTGGTGAAGAAGATCGCCCAGTCGCCGTGCGCCATCGTTAGGGATTGGCGAAGGTTGTTTTCGAAGAGCGGCCCGAGAACGAGGCCCAGTACGAGTCCCGGCAAGGGATAGCCCAAGCGACGCAGCCCGTAGCCCACGAGCCCGAACAAAGTCATTATATACACGTCCTGGAGGTCGTTCTTCAGCGCGTAGGCCCCCACAAAACAGAATAGGACTACGAACAGCGAGAGAATACGGTACGGCACGCGCAAGACCGATGCAAACAAGGGAATAGCAAACAGGTTTAACACAACCAATAGCACGTTGCCCAAGTACATGCTCGCAATCAAACCCCAAGCAAAATCCGGATGTTCGGCTAACAGCAACGGCCCTGGCCTAAGCCCCCAGAGGAGAAATCCGCCTAAAAGGATCGCTGTCGTTCCCGAACTCGGAATACCCAGGGTCAGCAACGGGATCATGGCTGCTACCGATGCAGCGTTGTTAGCCGATTCGGGCGCCGCGACGCCCTCTATCGCCCCTTTGCCAAACTCCTCAGGGTGGCGGGAGACTCTCCGCTCAAGGCCATAGGCCATAAAGGACGCCAGCGTGGCGCCGGCACCCGGAAGTAGACCGACGAAGAATCCGACCAGTGTGCCGCGTACAATTGCCCATCGGGAGCGTACCCATTCGACGGCGTTAGGCAGCACGTTGCGCCAGCTCAAATCTGCGGGTATCAGAGCCCGATTTCGGCTATCCGAGAGCCCCATCAGCACTTCGCCAAGGCCGAACAGACCAATGGCCACGGGGAGGAATTCAATTCCGTCGAGCAGGCTCGCCTGGCCGAACGTAAAACGCGGAAGCCCTGACTGAATGTCGATGCCCACGGTCGAGAGTAACAATCCAAGTACGACCATCGCCAGGCCCTTCAAAGGCGAAACGTCAGTCACGGCCGCCACAGCAGTGAAACCAAGCAGGATTAAAGCAAAGTACTCGGGCGGGCCGAAGCTCAGCCCAACACGCGTAAGCGGAAGACTCAAGAGGGTCAGCATGATAACGCCGAAGGTACCCGCGACGAATGATCCGATCGCTGCAATTCCCAGAGCCTTTCCCGCTCGGCCCTTCAACGCCATTTGATAGCCGTCCAGCGTTGTTACGACCGTTGCGGAGTCTCCTGGAGTATTTATCAACACCGAGGATATGGTACCACCGTACATACAACCATAATAGATACCCGCCAGCATGATGATGGCCGATGTTGGATCCATCCCGTACGTCAGTGGTAACAACAATGAGACTCCGGCCGGTGAACCGATACCGGGCAATGCTCCAATAATGGTACCGGCAACGACGCCGATGGCGGCAAACAAAAGGTGAGACGGCGCAAGGGCTACGGCAAACCCGTGTCCGAGACGCTGTAACACAGTGGCGAGGTCCACGAGACGCACCTCCCCAGAGGGTCCCTAAAACCCTAACGGACCTTGCGGGAACGGCATCGCCAACAAGACCACAAACACAAGGTACAAGGCAGCGGGCCCTAAGACGGCGTAAAGAACACTCTTACCCCAGCCCAGTCCTGCGATATACCGGCAACCGACCAAAAGGAAGAGAGCTGCCGCGGAGAGCCACCCTAGAGGTGTAATCAACAGAAGATGACCGACGATCGCAAGACAGAGGACTATGAACTCCATCGGAAACGGCGTACGCCCGTTGCCGTCATGGGGCACACCCGGCGCCACGACGGTGGGTGCGTGATCGCCGTCGGCAGCCGGTACCACGTTGTGGGCTTGCTCTTGCACGAGCAAATTGCCTTGCCCACCGCCATCCGCATTCCCCTGGTGCCGCAACTCCACCAATTGCAACGCACTCAGGACGAACAGGGCGAATCCCAGCCACACCGGAAGGAACCCCGGTCCGGGACCGTATTGGGACCAATATGGCAACCGGACGGCAAGGTAAACTGCAACTACACCGACCAAGCCCAACATTGCCGTACACAGGCGTTCCGCAGTCCTCATGCCCGGCTCACCGTCCATTTCCCCGTCACGCCCTCATTCTTGAATAAGCCCAAGGTCGCGCATGAGTTCGCGATAGAGGCCGTCCATTTCATCCAGCCAGGATCTGAATTCGGCCGGGCCCAAATAGGCGGAACGCTGCATGTTGGCATCCACGTACTCTGTCTGCCACCTGTCTGACTCCGATAGTCGCTTAAAGACGTCGGCCCAGAACTCAACCACCGCCGGGTCCATGTTGGGGGGGCCAGCTACACCACGAAACTGCTCAAATACGACGTCGATTCCACTCTCTTTTAGCGTTGGAACGTCGGGCAACCCACTGAGTCGCTGTTCGCCCGCAACTGCCAGCGCCCGGATTTGACCAGATTCAATCAGAGAGATAACTTCCGTCGGATTTGCCGTGGCCACATCCACTTGTTTCCCCAACAACGCCGTGTTGACCTCGCCACCGCTTTGGAAGCTGATATAGTTGAACTTGGTTCCGGTCGCCTTTTCGAAGAGTGCAAGCAACAAACTGTCTGGAGCACCGATACCCGTTCCCGCGAAGTTAATTTGTCCGGGACGTTCTTTCGCGGCCTTGACCAGGTCCTGTATCGTCTTGTACGGGGAGTCAGCATGAACAATTATCAAGAATTGGTCCATTGACAACCGTGCAATCGGCGTAAGATTCTTGTAGCTTATTTCACTGCCGCTCTGGATTGGACCAGCGATGACGTCGTTTACCATGGTCATAAGTGTGTAGTTATCACCCTTCTTCCCGGCCACGTATGCCATGCCCGTGGCCCCACTACCGCCCGGACGGTTGATGACATTGATGGTGCCGCGAACGAGCCCCTCGGCTCTTATCATCTCGGCTATGGTACGAGCAAAGATGTCTGAACCGCCAC
Proteins encoded in this window:
- the thrB gene encoding homoserine kinase, whose product is MPPEAVPVRAVAWARVPATSANLGPGFDCLGLALPGWELRAWLRPAEVDPRRWTCDEQEVRWNLRGRGPAAAPPEENLVVRAICAAFARAGLAHPPAWRLAVRSTIPPARGLGSSAAAIVAGLAVANQWLRRAGRPLGRDDLLQIAADLEGHADNVAAALYGGAVVAWRDAEGRWRAVQVPLGGSWMAVLAVPATSSFTHEARQALPQAVDHVDAAFNAARAALLVYALTTGSGDLLGEAMQDRLHQPYRMALFPWLDDLIRRAVAAGADGACLSGAGPSVLALVPPERVKAVVKALAARLAGTGLRGRVGVCPAGGPGCRCGVVLRSRGGRGARRGVPPLGSAFGSVQAPAAVDTPAR
- the thrC gene encoding threonine synthase; amino-acid sequence: MNRRVPDVPRQGIIARYRDWLPVPPGAEPLTLGEGDTPLIRADRLLQELPPDRRPPAVFLKFEGANPTGSFKDRGMTIALTCARARGARAVICASTGNTAAAAAAYAARAGMDCWLVLPAGGVAAGKVGQAVACGARILPVRGSFDDALAAVRQVVAERPELVLVNSLNPDRLEGQKTAAFEVADQLAALGLDEPAAVFLPVGNGGNITAYHMGFSAYAAAGRLRRMPRLYGVQAEGAAPLVRGQPVDRPQTVASAIRIGRPVYGERALAAVRETGGRVLAVRDDEILAAQRLLARREGVFAEPASAASVAGLLKLAQGDEPGWEVPKGPVVCVLTGHGLKDVDTALRAARAGQGGPAPADLAALEAEALEPDAIVRHLLSVPVGGRSG
- a CDS encoding SRPBCC domain-containing protein → MIRRSVVVRRPVEDVFDRFTAGIGQWWPLEQFSYGGDRAGDLILEGFAGGRFYERFRDGEEHEIGRVLVYDPPHRVVFTWNQANWAGPTEVEVRFHPEGTGTRVELEHRGWERLGEAGTGAEQAFGGGWGVILDRFATRVGA
- a CDS encoding ArsR/SmtB family transcription factor, with amino-acid sequence MDLDRAFAALADPTRRHIVTVLRSGPQDVGTLARPLPISRPAVSKHLAVLVAAGLVEVEKSGRRRLYRLHPQGFAEVRRWLDQVARTWDVALEHFRRHVEGDGEG
- the acs gene encoding acetate--CoA ligase gives rise to the protein MPPAGRITFTGGCAVVDEGVEVAGPEPAAGALLAERPVPPRKLSGQPLLDGPNPAAYAAYRARAEADADTYWAEMAGELEWMAPWTRVRTGDLPDFKYFVGGLTNVSLNCIDRHLRNGRRNQAAIVWEGEPGDRRVWTYQMLHDETCRLAHALRRAGIGKGDVVAIYLPNLPETFAAIHACYRIGAVYNVIFSGFSPDAIRSRLEDSRARVVITADGSYRRGRFLPLKETLDQALEGLDFVEKVVVVRRAGAEVPMTPGRDVFYDDFVAGMPADFPPEPLEANEPGFIIYTSGTTAKPKGLVHAGVGFLVGTYANVKWSLNLQPDDIYWCTADVGWLTFPIFALVGGLAHGATHVVYEGALDYPHPGRFYQMIQRYRVNKVFTAPTALRMLSRAGAEWPRRYDLRSLELIALVGEPLDPETWHWVRRHVGDGAVEINNTYGQTETGTAWMSGIAGVTASRPGSCGLPLPGYRCQVVDAAGRPVPPGTTGYLVITGPFPCLARTIWGDHPRYLDTYFSRFPGRYFTGDAAMYDADGHHWVLGRVDDVINVAGHRLSTMEMESALINHPMVAEAAVVGMPDPVKGTVPVVFAVLRTGVTPPPDIEEQLREEIARRISPIARPARVYVVDAMPKTRSGKIMRRLLREAVTTGQVTGDTTALEDPEVLERILARVEPMPGRTG
- a CDS encoding carboxymuconolactone decarboxylase family protein; translation: MGERLDAFHRFRTEMNEKILAHDNLVVRRFFNLDGQAYKPGALSSKVKEMLGLVASLVLRCDDCVTYHMIQCHNEGVTRDEFFEIFGVALIVGGSITIPHVRRAVAVLEELEAEAAASRAKDDA
- a CDS encoding FAD-binding oxidoreductase: MGVTSTSGWIDELRRLLPDPRRVSTSHAVLENHSHDFSYHAPRLPSAVVFPETTEEVSAILRFANEHGIPVVPFGAGSSLEGHVVPVKGGISLDLTRMNEIVEVRPDDFVVRVQAGVPRSRLNQRLARDGLFFPVDPGADATIGGMIATNASGTSAVRYGAMRHQVLGLEVVLADGTIIRTGSLAVKSSAGYNLTGLFVGSEGTLGVITEATLRVYPLPEYVVAARATFPSVDAAARVAVGLIRAGVPVARVELVDDATVQAVNSYKGTNYPERPTLFLEFSGPEAAVRADVDFARDLAATEDGLGFEFESDEKARERLWEARHHAALAIAAASPGKKMMITDVCVPISHLPEAIRHARRTAEEHGIQAAIFGHVGDGNYHAVFMVDPDDPEDVARAERVNAAIVQHALARGGTCTGEHGVGMGKKKYLNDEHGQALAVMRAIKKTLDPRNVLNPGKIF